From the Nitrospirota bacterium genome, one window contains:
- a CDS encoding phage tail protein: LSSLDGGFAECTGLEATMEPVVIKEGGRNYGAAQRVGPVSFATVVLRRGMLRSQHLWQWFAMVTQGGAYAHRLSLAIVMLDHAGAPAVTWVLRHAMPVKFKTADLNAKASEVGIEELHVVHEGLEFLS, encoded by the coding sequence CTGTCGTCGCTCGATGGGGGGTTCGCCGAATGTACGGGATTGGAAGCGACGATGGAACCGGTCGTTATCAAAGAAGGCGGGCGTAATTACGGCGCGGCGCAACGAGTCGGACCCGTGAGTTTTGCCACGGTGGTGCTGCGCCGCGGTATGCTCCGCAGTCAACATCTTTGGCAGTGGTTTGCCATGGTGACGCAAGGGGGCGCCTATGCCCATCGACTCTCGCTGGCCATCGTTATGCTGGATCATGCCGGGGCCCCGGCGGTGACCTGGGTGCTCCGCCATGCGATGCCCGTGAAGTTCAAGACAGCGGACCTGAATGCAAAGGCGTCGGAAGTGGGGATCGAAGAGTTACACGTGGTCCACGAAGGGCTGGAGTTCCTGTCGTAA